One region of Gemmatimonadota bacterium genomic DNA includes:
- a CDS encoding MATE family efflux transporter codes for MLDLSRKHLNRTILGLAWPAILENLMHTSVYIVDSIFIGSLGTLAFAAVGQSSMILFTVVFVFYGIGVATGAVVARNLGRGDQKTACEAAGQGIILGTSIGLMVAALGLMFGEDLMVFLGTEPDVVARAQEYMPIVFAFSVLRLFIYTSSGILRAAGDTKTPMWITGIMNVYNIFADWVLIFGIGPFPELGITGAALATGTAYVLGASLLVHRLFRRHAKFRLCGSDLGNIRSGHLRTIIRIAVPNLGEQTVMQSAYFSFMWIVTSLGTTALTAHFMTIRVEMVSFMPVFGLSMAVATVVGQSLGAERPEIAELAVKKAVRIGLLAMTALGLVFVAVPGLLVGIYSPSPEVYSLAVLCVRIAALELPTSALLMIYTGAMRGAGDTLSPMLISIFGAIFLRIGMMYVLVIELGWGLPGVWYGTALDWGIRLVIAYFLFRRGRWKRIAI; via the coding sequence ATGCTCGACCTCTCCCGAAAACATCTCAACCGCACCATCCTCGGTCTTGCCTGGCCTGCCATCCTCGAAAACCTGATGCACACGTCGGTCTATATCGTCGACAGCATCTTCATCGGATCCCTGGGTACGCTGGCCTTCGCCGCCGTTGGCCAGAGCTCCATGATCCTCTTTACCGTGGTGTTCGTGTTCTATGGCATCGGGGTGGCGACCGGCGCCGTCGTGGCGAGGAACCTGGGCCGGGGCGACCAGAAGACTGCCTGCGAGGCCGCCGGCCAGGGGATCATACTCGGAACGTCCATCGGTCTGATGGTGGCCGCGCTGGGCCTGATGTTCGGCGAGGATCTCATGGTATTCCTGGGGACGGAGCCGGATGTCGTCGCACGGGCCCAGGAGTACATGCCCATCGTATTCGCATTCAGCGTGCTGCGTCTTTTCATCTACACCAGCAGCGGGATTCTGCGCGCGGCCGGCGACACCAAGACGCCCATGTGGATCACGGGCATCATGAACGTCTACAACATCTTCGCCGACTGGGTGCTGATCTTCGGAATCGGACCCTTCCCGGAACTGGGCATAACGGGGGCGGCCCTCGCTACCGGAACGGCCTATGTCCTGGGCGCATCCCTTCTTGTGCACAGACTGTTTCGCCGCCACGCGAAATTCAGGCTGTGCGGCAGCGACCTGGGGAATATCAGATCGGGTCACCTGCGGACCATCATACGGATCGCCGTGCCGAATCTCGGAGAACAGACGGTCATGCAGAGCGCCTATTTCTCGTTCATGTGGATCGTGACCAGCCTGGGCACGACCGCCCTCACCGCGCATTTCATGACTATCCGGGTGGAAATGGTATCCTTCATGCCCGTATTCGGACTTTCCATGGCCGTGGCCACCGTCGTCGGTCAGAGTCTCGGCGCGGAACGTCCCGAAATCGCCGAGCTGGCCGTCAAGAAAGCCGTGCGAATCGGGCTGCTCGCCATGACCGCGCTGGGCCTCGTATTCGTCGCGGTACCCGGCCTGCTCGTCGGCATATACAGCCCGTCGCCCGAGGTATACAGTCTGGCCGTGCTCTGCGTGCGGATCGCCGCCCTCGAACTGCCGACGTCGGCCCTGCTGATGATCTACACCGGCGCCATGCGGGGAGCCGGAGATACGCTGAGTCCCATGCTGATCAGCATCTTCGGCGCGATCTTCCTGCGGATCGGCATGATGTACGTGCTGGTGATCGAGCTGGGGTGGGGATTGCCGGGCGTATGGTACGGCACGGCGCTGGACTGGGGCATCCGCCTGGTGATCGCGTACTTCCTGTTCCGGAGGGGACGCTGGAAACGGATCGCGATCTAG